The following proteins come from a genomic window of Acomys russatus chromosome 17, mAcoRus1.1, whole genome shotgun sequence:
- the LOC127200987 gene encoding zinc finger protein 250, with the protein MAAARLLPLPAGPPQAKVTFEDVAVLLSQEEWARLGPAQRGLYRNVMMETYGNVVSLGLPGSKPVVISQLERGEDPWVLDGQGSELSQGLGSDHSESKAKEENENPDLSEQPLTSDEVAALLAAAPLRKADDEHYKTEQNFCPSPNPVGPENAQVSNRSAPLARPQAAPSGERPYMCIECGKCFGRSSHLLQHQRIHTGEKPYVCHVCGKAFSQSSVLSKHRRIHTGEKPYECNECGKAFRVSSDLAQHHKIHTGEKPHECLECGKAFTQLSHLIQHQRIHTGERPYVCPLCGKAFNHSTVLRSHQRVHTGEKPHGCSECGKTFSVKRTLLQHQRVHTGEKPYTCSECGKAFSDRSVLIQHHNVHTGEKPYECSECGKTFSHRSTLMNHERIHTEEKPYACYECGKAFVQHSHLIQHQRVHTGEKPYVCGECGHAFSARRSLIQHERIHTGEKPFQCTECGKAFSLKATLIVHLRTHTGEKPYECNSCGKAFSQYSVLIQHQRIHTGEKPYECGECGRAFNQHGHLIQHQKVHRKL; encoded by the exons ATGGCAGCTGCCAGGCTCCTGCCACTGCCAGCAGGACCCCCTCAG GCCAAGGTGACCTTCGAGGACGTGGCCGTTCTGCTTTCTCAGGAGGAGTGGGCCCGCTTGGGCCCTGCTCAGCGGGGCCTCTACAGAAATGTGATGATGGAGACCTACGGGAATGTGGTCTCCCTGG GACTTCCGGGATCCAAGCCTGTCGTGATCTCCCAGCTGGAGCGAGGAGAAGACCCATGGGTCCTGGATGGGCAGGGAAGTGAGCTGAGCCAGGGCCTGGGGAGCGACCACTCAG AAAGCAAAGCCAAGGAAGAGAACGAAAACCCAGACTTGAGCGAGCAACCACTAACCTCAGATGAAGTAGCAGCGCTTCTGGCAGCAGCACCGCTGAGGAAGGCTGACGACGAACACTACAAAACAGAGCAGAACTTCTGCCCGAGTCCAAACCCCGTTGGCCCGGAGAATGCCCAGGTCTCGAACCGTAGTGCACCACTTGCTCGACCCCAGGCGGCTCCCAGTGGAGAGAGACCCTATATGTGCATCGAGTGTGGCAAATGCTTTGGTCGGAGCTCACATCTCCTTCAGCATCAGCGAATACACACCGGCGAGAAGCCCTATGTCTGCCATGTGTGTGGGAAGGCCTTCAGCCAGAGTTCCGTCCTTAGTAAGCACAGGCGGATCCACACAGGCGAAAAGCCCTATGagtgtaatgaatgtgggaaagccttccgCGTGAGCTCGGACCTCGCCCAGCACCACAAGATCCACACGGGAGAGAAGCCTCACGAATGTCTGGAGTGTGGGAAGGCGTTCACACAGCTCTCACACCTCATCCAGCACCAGCGGATCCACACGGGGGAGAGACCGTACGTGTGTCCCTTGTGCGGGAAAGCCTTCAACCACAGCACCGTCCTGCGGAGCCACCAGCGAGtgcacaccggggagaagccgcACGGGTGCAGTGAGTGTGGCAAGACATTCAGTGTCAAGAGAACCCTGCTGCAGCACCAGCGCGTGCACACCGGGGAGAAACCCTACACGTGCAGCGAGTGTGGCAAGGCCTTCAGTGACCGCTCCGTGCTCATACAGCACCACAACGtgcacaccggggagaagccgtACGAGTGCAGCGAGTGTGGCAAGACCTTCAGCCACCGCTCCACCCTGATGAACCACGAGCGCATCCACACCGAGGAGAAACCCTACGCGTGCTATGAGTGCGGGAAGGCCTTCGTCCAGCACTCGCACCTCATCCAGCACCAGAGAgtccacactggagagaaaccctacgtGTGCGGCGAGTGTGGGCACGCTTTCAGTGCACGCAGGTCTCTGATCCAGCACGAGAGAATCCACACAGGCGAGAAGCCCTTCCAGTGCACCGAGTGCGGCAAAGCTTTCAGCCTGAAGGCAACCCTCATCGTGCACCTGAGGACCCACACGGGCGAGAAACCGTACGAGTGCAACAGCTGCGGCAAGGCCTTCAGCCAGTACTCAGTGCTCATCCAGCACCAGAGGATCCACACCGGAGAGAAACCCTACGAGTGCGGGGAGTGCGGGCGCGCCTTCAATCAGCACGGGCACCTGATCCAGCATCAGAAAGTCCACCGGAAGCTGTGA